The Vigna unguiculata cultivar IT97K-499-35 chromosome 11, ASM411807v1, whole genome shotgun sequence genomic sequence tacaaaatttattgaaaaggaAGTTTAACCGGTAAAccatatattagttttatatatttttattaatatttaaatttcatttaaaaaaataattaatgagaaATCTACTTTAAAACGTGTTTTGTCTCGccatttttttccttctaggtaaaaattaaataaaaaattataattaaaatttaattggcAATCAAAGATCTGCAAATTATTTactatgttatttatatttgagtATTACTATAATTTATTGGTTCAACTTATGATACACACCAGGACCATTATTGAAAGAATACTTTCATCACATTCTAACTTGATCTGAATAGATCAAACTATCCATGAACtctcttatatttaaaattgtatatttataaaataaaattttgacatcttcgaaaataataaataatgatattttgaccatttttttttatcaatttttaatttattattccaATCAccctttaattatttatttttatttttttagtgtaatAATTGAAGGTTGaccaaaataatgaataaaaaattagtaaaaaaaagtaagttaaaatattatttttcaaaatatttgaagaagaCTCGTTACTAATTAGAATGAAGATTGGAGTGTTAATTTATTGTCTCGATAGAGAAGAAAGGTTTTGGTTGAACCAACAATACACACCAACCATTATTGAAAGAGTAGTTTCATCACATTCTAACTTGATCCACTATGAATGAACCAAACTATCCATAAACTCTCTGATATTCATATCAGAACTTCCACCCTCATCAACTGATTTTGCTGCCAAATTCTTCCACTGAATGGCTTTTCTCTTTATCTCTATTCCTCTCTCAGTCTCCATAATTTCCTTTAAAGCATGCTTCAAACCTTCCCTTCTGAAAACCCCTTTGTCATCAACTGAAACTCTTACACCAATTTCCCAAACATCTTCAATAACCTTTGCATTTGTGGTTTGGTCTGTCCACTGTGGCATGCCGATCATTGGAACTCCTAAGCTCAAAGCTTCCAATGTTGAGTTCCAACCACAATGTGTCACAAAACATCCTACGCCTTCATGTTCTAACACTTTCAATTGAGAGCACCATGTTACAACTAAACCTTTCTCCGAATTCACCCTCTCAAAGCCTTTTGGAATCTTTCCCATTTCAGTAGCCCTAACCACCCACAAGAAGTGATAACCACTCTCTTGCAATCCAAAAGCTACTTCCTCCATTTGTTCTTCACTCAGGGTTGAAAAACTTCCGAAAGACACATAAACAATGGACCCCTTTGGCTTCTCATCCATCCATTTCACACATTCTTCACTCTTGAAGAGACTCAAGCCATACTCATCATCATCTTTAGCTCTTTTGTCTAGAAACATAGATGGTATAGTTGGCCCAATCGTCTTCAACTTTGGCCAGATCTTCATCATCCATTCTGTTACCTACGAAATATTTCGCAGATTTTGTAAGTGTAAAAGTGTAgtataaaaaacaaatgaagttagaatatcaattttatcaGGTGTGTCACCAATTTATTAAACTTATACCATCTAGTTTTTGTGTGTCTtgaatttttctcttctttatttTGTGCATATCtcattattttacatattatttatacaGAAAAATTGATATGAATTTTGCatctactatttttattatctttccaACGTATTTGTTTAATATAACACTGTTGAGAAAGTGAAAGTGAAAACTTGAAACGAGAAATGAAAGACTGTAGAAGAAGTCATAGAATCTAAATATGAATGTTGTAAGAATATGAAAGCCATGGATAACAATAATATGAATCTTGATGATGAAGAGATTTGTGTCAAATTTGTGGGGGAAGGGGAAGAGAGAAAGTGGTTCATGGAACAACACTCTTTCTGAAAAGTAGGTagtcaaaacaaaaagaaaattatgtttCGACAAagttttattaacaaatttttgaCAAAGTACACTTGACAATACTTTAATGGATGAAATAAAGGTTTGATATGACttggaaagagaagaaaaatgtttggtatgtattaaaaaacaaactttgtcgaactttgttaaaaaaaagtttgtgaAAGGATCATAGTCCCTTCCTATAAGCTTATTTTTATTTCGGACTATGATCTTTTGACAAACTTTTTCTTAACAAAGTTTGACAAAATTTGCTTTTTAACACTAACtacatttttcttctctttccaaattatatcaaaacataattttcctaTAGGAAGATAGGTGCACAGCACAATTATCCTTATAATTATAAGTTCTTTCCTAAACTATATATAGAAATGCCGAAAACAAAGAGCAATTCAGAAAAATGACAGACAATAAATGAGAAGAGAATCTAAAATGGAAGTGAGAATGGTTTAAacttaaaaactataaatagtataatttatgcaagaataataagaaagaaatttaTATCCCTGGTAAAAATGCAATTTCTCacaaatatgtataattttttatgaagaTTTTATGATATGCTCATGGGATGAAGAAAAATCTGAAATCAGTGAACCGTAGTATTTATTAGAAATAAGCAATTTGGAAACTTTCAAAcattataaattgatttcattgcaacttttatttgttttaaaaaggttcatttttaaatctctttaaacaatttaaatatttcaatttttgaaccgattattttattctttgccaaaacttttaaatttctataataattattttcatcatttttaaatagCATTTTCAAAATACCTCTCtcaatatgattatttaaatgGCATGTTATTGCTTAATCGTGATGATATGAGACTatcttaagaaaaataattttatgaaaaaaatttatatttgacacTTTCAacgaaattaaaatatacttctcaaactatgaatatatatatatatatatatatatatatatatatatatatgtgtgtgtgtgaataaataatagtaattatgtGGATCTAGATgcttatattaaaataatgcagCATTAAACCAATACATCTAACAACAAACCCTATATCTTACAAAAATTCTGATGTAGACATTTTGTAATGAACTGATTAATTTTCCTCTTTCTCCAACTCATAGAAAGTATTGCACAGGACCCAATAAACTAtgaatatatatgaataaataatacTTGTGTGGATCTAGATgcttatattaaaataatgcagcattaaaccaataaataatgcagcatttaaaaaaaaaatggtgtagACCAATTTTGTGAGAAACTGATTAATTTACCTCTTTCTCCAGTTCATAGAAAGTGTTGCAGAGGACCCAATCAGCCTTTTCAATGTTGGAGAACTGGTTCACAACAAGCTCAAAAGATGCAGAATACGAACCATAGCTATATATAAAAGATGGCAAATCAAAAGGTTGAAGAAGAGGCAACCCTGGCAAGGAAATAATAGCATTGTGGTTTGGCAAGGGAAGTTTCAAATtccccttttgaacatgatgaTAGACACAGTTAACAAAGAGAGGTTGTGTGAGAAAAACAGCACAAGTTAGGGCATGATTCTTGGCAATATCGAGAGTCCAAGGTAGGAAGGAATCATACACGACACAGTGAATTAGGTTGCCACAACTGGTGAGTCTTTCGAGAAGTTCTGATAATGTTTGTGGTCCAAATTTCCAAAACCTGTCTAAGTAGGTTTTGATGGTATCTGCTTCTGCGATTCCagcatcatcaaaaccatcggAAATGCCTTCAAGAGTGATGGAAGAAGGTATGTTGGGAATGGTCTTGCAGTAGAAATGGCTTGTGACGAATGTTACTCTCACCCCATCGTGCTGCAAACGCTTGGAGAATTGAAGCATAGGGTTTATGTGTCCTTGGTGTGGATATGCCAAAACCACACAGTGcactctctttctctttgtCTCCATTCTTTGTGCTTCTTTAGCTTCTGCTTTATGATCCCTCTCTctcctttcatttgtgtttatctTTCATCTATAATAATGAATACTAGAAATTGTCAAGTGTCAAAAGTTGGGTGTTTTTAAAATGGgtgtttttaaaatgatattgtGTTTGGTACgccaaatgataaaaaattaaggtttaattattggtcacttttttttaaagttgatgtggatttttaaaaaattgatataatttgaatttttgttttgaatctcTTGAACCggattaaagaattttcatttaaattaaaattgttaataatgatgatttgttttgttgttggtgtaattaataTCATcctaatatcaattttgataaaatctttttttatctgctttaaaatatttaacgaaaaagataaaattgtatcaattttttaagaatcgtaattaaattgagactaaaaaaatttagaagaaCAACTTAACTTTTGGGAGGATAACAagaccaaaagaataattagacaaaaaaataaattaacaatttgAACATGaagacaataatttttattaccaTGCAAACGTGAACCTAGGATATATAAATATGTCTTGAAGGGTACGTTTAGCGAATTTAAGCCCAAAAAGCTAGCtgaaaattgttaaattaaGAAGTGTTTGAAAAAACTATTGTTTTAGCTGAACGatgaaagataataaaaatggaCAAGTTGATGTGATGttttagataattttaatttaattttattgatagaatATACGTTTCTTCATTTGTTGAGTTGCTGTTAGTTTCAGACTTTATAATTTTCagtatttcttttatgaaatttatttcatttcttttctttatttatatcgTAAATTTGACTTTGaacaaaattagtatttttgAACTCTTTCTCTCGTAGAATAGAAATAAAGAAGATGCATACACAtggaaaagaaaagaggaaacAGAAATTGTGAATTCTGGTGATTCTACTTCCAAAGCTAATATTAAGAAATTGGTTGGCCAAAGGTAATTTTCATATTCTAGATGTGACCATAATGCTACTACAATAGAAAAAGGATGATAATCAtacaaaagaatgaaaaagggaacataattaaaaacaaaataaataaaacacattGTCATGActccaataaaaattaaactttacatCCTAGTAGTTcgtattttataattattccaAAAGCATCTATTCAAAACTCCAACTATGgttatattcttttaaacaaataatgaaTCAAACCGACGTTTGAACAACATAATTTATAACAACATATTTATCGAAAAGTATATGATCTTTTTGTCGTTAAAGTAAAGTTtgtaatcatttatatattatataatttatttaaattttagttaaaataacaCTTCAACTGTTATAAAACTTGTCATGCTTGATTTACAAGTAGTTTAGGTGTtagtaaaaagaaaagacaCATGATTATAAAATGgctttaaatatatgtttatatgcATAATCATACGTAAAAGATGAATATCTTTATGTTCTAGCTAAAGAACGAAGCTTGTAAGATGCATAAACCCCTAGTGCCAACACCAGAACCGTTGCACTAGTATACAATAACACATgcttatcttcttcttcattgaaCCCTTTTATCCCAACCCTTTTTGATGATCCAATATCACCAACTTCACCATTCATTTCCtctttttctttgcattcaATATATGGTTTTCCTGATGCACAACCATTCTcactttcttcctttctttctttcccttCAACCCTTTTCTTTTCACTACTTTCAAACCTCACTTTTCTTTGATTCTTGCCATCTTCTGAAACTCCTTCTTCACGCTTTTGAGGCACAGAATCACTTTTTGGTGAAGTTATTTGACTCTCAATTATTGATTTTGGTTCATCACAGTTTTCGATTTGACCTTGCACTTCCCTTGATATGGTTACCTTTGGCATTATAATGCTATAAATTTCTCCTTTGAACACACCCTTTAGCTTCTTCACGTCACAATTCATAGGAACTGCATATGCAATGTTGAAGCGGATTGATCTGTTATCTCCAAGTGATCGTCCACCAAAAACCCTAACTCTTCTATAATCATACTCGAATTCAGCACCTATATCATCTTCTGCATAACCTAAACAAACCCAAGAAATTCATAAGCACCTAGGGAGACAAAATAACAGTTAGATATATGATATCTTATTACAGAAACAAATTTTCCCTCTATATAGAGATTTTTTCGGAAAATATAGTAAAATCCATCAGTTTTTTTTATCCATAAATACttgtaagataaaaaagaaataagaaaatgagACAAGTctaatttatatgaaaaaaacgttttctatattaatttataaataaaataaatttaaaaaagttattttagctatttttcttatttctctctcttaaaatgtttataaaaaagttCATTAAGGTTACACCAACATATCACAAGTGGTCTctttcttcttgcacctccaTGATTTCTTTTTGCACTCTTATATACTCAAAAATTCCTACGGTGGGGCAGAAGGCATGAGGGAGAGCAGTGCCAACTGGAGAAGGAAGAAGGAGatgaaaggaagaaaatagTGGCAAACGAATCTTTTCACAaatatggaggtgcaggaaaaaATGTATGGAGGTGCAAAGAGTATGAGAAATAATGGTTGAcgaatatttcttttttattttaaagggaatttagagaaaaaaaaaagaaaaaaaaaagaaaaacatgttttttgtGGATGATGATGAGGTATACAAACCAGGAAGATGAACAAGTAGGGAGTGTGATTCTGGTGTCTCCTCTGTTTCTAATTTTGGCTGCCAAATTCTCGTAGTTAGGTTTGATTGCAATTCCATCGAttcctttttgtttgttttgtgtagtcttctttaataattattgattgtaGGGTCATATATATAGCTGAATATTCAAGATTTGATGAGAATGGATTGCTGAAGAAACAATTCATTCCTTTTTGATTGCTGAATATTATGAGTTAACTTTGAATTTCCCTCTAGCTATTGGTATAACTTCTGGgataaataaagttcaaattcGTTGTTTGGGTGATGCactttatatatagatatttcaTGGAAAcgaaataaaaaggaaaagtataaaatatgtAAGACTTTGAGAAACACAAATTTGAAGCATCTCAACAGAGTTAAAACTTTTAATGTTTTCCCATTTTGTTGGGAATTCAAGTGTTAGTTTAAGTCTCATATTGAGTAAAATTAAGAAAGTTGAATAACATATAAGGATGAAGGTCCATAAACTTATTGCcaaggttttgggttaagagtAGTGTCAATCCCCAAAGCATGATAGGAGCAGGGAGAGGCCTAGGCCCccaatatttttgatttttttcaaaattatatatccatttttttaatttttaaaaattttaaaaattttaaaattataaatggtatattttaaaaattgatgataattaaattgtgtctctttatttcttttataaaatacaatat encodes the following:
- the LOC114168975 gene encoding flavonol 7-O-beta-glucosyltransferase UGT74F1-like produces the protein METKRKRVHCVVLAYPHQGHINPMLQFSKRLQHDGVRVTFVTSHFYCKTIPNIPSSITLEGISDGFDDAGIAEADTIKTYLDRFWKFGPQTLSELLERLTSCGNLIHCVVYDSFLPWTLDIAKNHALTCAVFLTQPLFVNCVYHHVQKGNLKLPLPNHNAIISLPGLPLLQPFDLPSFIYSYGSYSASFELVVNQFSNIEKADWVLCNTFYELEKEVTEWMMKIWPKLKTIGPTIPSMFLDKRAKDDDEYGLSLFKSEECVKWMDEKPKGSIVYVSFGSFSTLSEEQMEEVAFGLQESGYHFLWVVRATEMGKIPKGFERVNSEKGLVVTWCSQLKVLEHEGVGCFVTHCGWNSTLEALSLGVPMIGMPQWTDQTTNAKVIEDVWEIGVRVSVDDKGVFRREGLKHALKEIMETERGIEIKRKAIQWKNLAAKSVDEGGSSDMNIREFMDSLVHS
- the LOC114170637 gene encoding uncharacterized protein LOC114170637: MELQSNLTTRIWQPKLETEETPESHSLLVHLPGYAEDDIGAEFEYDYRRVRVFGGRSLGDNRSIRFNIAYAVPMNCDVKKLKGVFKGEIYSIIMPKVTISREVQGQIENCDEPKSIIESQITSPKSDSVPQKREEGVSEDGKNQRKVRFESSEKKRVEGKERKEESENGCASGKPYIECKEKEEMNGEVGDIGSSKRVGIKGFNEEEDKHVLLYTSATVLVLALGVYASYKLRSLART